One window of the Shewanella litorisediminis genome contains the following:
- the rep gene encoding DNA helicase Rep produces MKLNPAQNDAVHYVSGPCLVLAGAGSGKTRVIINKIAYLVQKCGYQARNIAAVTFTNKAAREMKERVAQSMGRKEARGLWISTFHTLGLEILKREHKAVGLKAGFSLFDDQDTLALLKELTEKELQEDKDLLKLLATSISNWKGALVIPDHARKIAKDEREQLFALLYQRYAQHMKAYNALDFDDLILLPTLLLKHNEEVRRRWQARIQYLLVDEYQDTNGSQYELVKLLVGERARFTVVGDDDQSIYSWRGAKPQNLVLLGKDFPSLKLIKLEQNYRSSQRILRAANILIANNPHVYDKSLFSELAYGEPMRVITALNEEQEAERVVAEIIRHRFVGKTSYGDYAILYRGNHQSRLIERALMTNRIPYKLSGGTSFFARSEIKDIMAYLRLVVNPDDDNAFLRIVNLPKRGIGPATLERLGNFANSKHISMFAAIFEPELELHLGNSAMSALEQFGRFIVETGDIAERGEGVDAIKQLIRNINYEDFLYETSPSAKAAEMRMKNISELYRWVTEMLNGDDLDEPMTLPEVVGRLTLRDMMERNSEDEAGDQVQLMTLHASKGLEFPYVFMIGMEERILPHQTSIDEDNVEEERRLAYVGVTRAQRELWFTLCRERRQFGETMRCEPSRFLDELPQDDLIWESRKPPQTEQQRQETGKANIANLRAMFKK; encoded by the coding sequence ATGAAGCTCAACCCCGCTCAAAATGATGCAGTCCACTATGTTTCCGGTCCTTGTCTGGTATTGGCAGGGGCAGGCAGTGGTAAAACGCGGGTGATCATCAACAAAATTGCCTATTTGGTGCAAAAGTGTGGTTATCAGGCGCGCAATATTGCCGCCGTGACCTTTACCAATAAGGCCGCCCGCGAGATGAAAGAGCGTGTTGCCCAGTCCATGGGGCGTAAAGAAGCGCGGGGGCTGTGGATTTCTACCTTCCACACCCTGGGGCTGGAAATTCTCAAGCGCGAGCACAAGGCTGTGGGGCTCAAGGCCGGTTTTTCACTGTTTGATGATCAGGACACCCTGGCGCTCTTGAAGGAGCTCACCGAAAAAGAACTTCAGGAAGACAAGGATCTGCTCAAGCTGCTGGCGACCTCGATTTCCAACTGGAAGGGGGCGTTGGTCATTCCCGACCACGCCCGCAAGATAGCCAAAGATGAGCGGGAACAGCTGTTCGCTCTCTTGTACCAGCGCTATGCACAGCACATGAAGGCCTACAACGCACTGGACTTTGATGACCTTATCCTGTTGCCGACCCTGCTGCTAAAGCACAACGAAGAAGTGCGCAGGCGCTGGCAGGCACGTATCCAGTACTTGCTGGTGGACGAATATCAGGACACCAATGGCAGCCAGTATGAACTGGTAAAGCTGCTGGTGGGTGAGCGCGCCCGCTTTACCGTGGTGGGTGACGATGATCAGTCAATCTATTCCTGGCGCGGTGCCAAGCCACAAAACCTGGTGCTGCTCGGCAAGGATTTCCCGAGCCTTAAGCTTATCAAGCTGGAGCAGAACTACCGCTCCAGTCAGCGCATCTTGCGCGCAGCCAACATACTCATTGCCAACAACCCCCATGTGTACGACAAGTCACTGTTTTCTGAGCTTGCCTACGGCGAGCCGATGCGGGTGATTACGGCGCTGAATGAAGAGCAGGAAGCCGAGCGGGTGGTGGCTGAAATCATTCGTCATCGCTTTGTGGGTAAAACCAGTTATGGCGATTACGCCATTCTTTATCGTGGCAACCATCAGTCGCGCCTGATAGAGCGGGCGCTGATGACCAACCGCATCCCCTACAAACTCAGCGGCGGCACTTCGTTTTTTGCCCGTTCTGAAATCAAGGACATCATGGCCTACCTGCGGCTGGTGGTGAATCCCGACGATGACAATGCGTTCTTGCGCATAGTAAACCTGCCCAAGCGCGGCATAGGCCCGGCAACGCTTGAGCGGCTGGGTAACTTTGCCAACAGCAAACACATCTCCATGTTCGCCGCTATCTTTGAGCCTGAGCTGGAACTCCATTTGGGTAACAGTGCCATGAGTGCACTGGAGCAATTCGGCCGCTTTATTGTGGAAACCGGTGACATTGCCGAGCGCGGTGAAGGCGTCGATGCCATCAAGCAGCTCATTCGCAACATCAATTATGAGGACTTTCTCTACGAGACCAGTCCCAGCGCCAAGGCGGCTGAGATGCGGATGAAGAACATCTCCGAGCTGTATCGCTGGGTTACAGAGATGCTCAATGGCGACGATTTGGACGAGCCCATGACACTACCGGAAGTGGTTGGCCGTTTGACCCTCAGAGACATGATGGAGCGCAACAGCGAAGATGAAGCAGGGGATCAGGTGCAATTGATGACCCTCCATGCCTCAAAAGGGTTGGAGTTTCCCTATGTGTTCATGATTGGCATGGAAGAGCGAATTTTGCCGCATCAGACCAGCATTGATGAAGACAACGTGGAAGAAGAGCGCCGGCTCGCTTACGTGGGGGTAACCCGGGCGCAGCGCGAGCTGTGGTTTACCCTGTGCCGTGAGCGGCGACAGTTCGGTGAAACCATGCGCTGTGAGCCGAGCCGCTTTTTGGATGAGTTACCCCAGGATGACTTGATCTGGGAGAGTCGCAAGCCGCCCCAGACAGAGCAACAACGTCAGGAAACGGGCAAAGCCAACATCGCCAACCTCAGAGCCATGTTTAAAAAGTAA